The genomic DNA TACGTACTAGTAAATAACGTGGTCGCCGATAATCAGTGGCAACAAATTAAAACGCAAGCGTCTGATCCAAAGCATCCAAATGTGATTTCGTTAGTTTCGGCGCCCAAGTTAGGGAAGTATTTTGGGGAACCCGGCGTGAATGGGATTAACGTTTTGGATCGGTTAACGCACCGGAAGTATCACCCGGGACAATATCGGTTTTTCAACGATGTGCCGGTGCCTTATTGGGACAAAGTGTTTGTGAACAAGGATGGGAGCATTTCCATTTATGACCATGGGTCAGAGATTGGCAAGGAATATCTTTATCCAAACACTAGAAGAGCGGCGCAGGATGTGCGCTACACCAACCCGGATGGCACCATGGACTACATTGAAGAGTATGCCTACGATGGGACCATCTTCAGCAACCTGTTTTATGCGGAAGACGAAATGTTAGAAATGGTCTTTTATGATCAACGACACCGTCCGGTGGTTCGCTACTACCTCTATCAAAAGGTGATTAACTTAGTGACGGTGGAAGATCCAGAGACACACGAGGTCTTAAAGCGCTATGATTCGTTAGATGCCTTTTACAACGACCAACTACGCAGCATTGTCACTAAGGATGATACGGTGACCATCGATTACATGGGTGTGGAACTAATGGCACTTGCGAACACCGAGTCCCATAACATTTTACGGTTAGTTGAAAGTCCGCTGGACGACCAGGGGCAGGTCAGGGGTAACTTAGCTGATATACTGACGGATCGAATTAAGAAGATCCAGACCGTGCAGGTTTCTGCCGCTGATTATAAAATTTTACAAAATCAAGATTTACCACTTGAAAAAGTTGTAATAATTATAGATAATCAAAGTATGTAACTAGATTGTGTTTCAAATTTTAAACGTCAACTTAAAATTTATTAGCGATTGGCTATTAATTGCCAAGATTTCAAAATAAAAGGAGCCTAGATATGAGCAGATTTAATCAAAAACGACGTGATGCCATTTTTGATAACAATAAAAAAATCCGTTATCGGATGTACAAAGCCGGAAAACGGTGGTTGGTTGCCGGAACTGCAACCGTGACTGGACTGGCGGCTAGTTTGTTTTTAGGAGTGCCTTCGACATTCGCCGATGCCACCCAACAAGTCTCCAAACAGGTTGACGAAAATAGTGACCTGTTGATTAGTAATCAAAAAGCTACAATTCCGTCGACCTCAACTTCCAATAGTGATTCTAGTAGTGGCAGCACAAGCTCGGTCAGTGAATCAACGACGTCCGATTCAACTAGTTCCGGGAGTGCATCAACTAATTTGACGTCAACTTCCAGCACTAGCAAGAGCGGGAGTGACAGGGTGGAAAGTACGTCTACGACTGCTAGTCAATCCGAAAGTACCACTGTTACAGCAACCCAGGATGCTGCTCAAGTTAGTGAAACCGGGTCTGCTTCAACTTCAGTTGTGAATGGCTCCATGAACATGCAACTGGCGGCTGTAAGTAATGACAGCCAAGCCAAGTCCACCTACACCACTTCTGAAATCGATTCCATTAGTAACTCAGTTAGCGATGACTACGCTTCTCAATCCGCATCAGCGAGTGAATCACGTTCACTTGTTTCAAATTCACAATTAACGGATGCTTCCGTGGCTGCTAGTGCTAGCCAGTCGACTAGTGCTAGCCAGGATCAGGTCTCACAAACGAACGCCAGTGTTTCTAACCGGAATCGTTCCTATTCAGAATCTAATAGTCGCATCGACGGATCCCTATCAACTTCCGCTTCTGTTTCCGCGAGCCGGAGCAAGCTTGGGTTTGACAGCATGAGTCAATCTAACTCGATGTGGCTTGGTAGCGCATCGGCTTCCCATGCTGAGAGTACTGGGTACGATTCACAATATATTTATATTTCTGAAGCTCTTTCACGAGGAGCCAACTCATTTGCGGTTAAGTATCCCAATGGAGGAGCTCCTGTAAATGAGCAAGACTCATTTAACTCCGAGCAAAACTACCTGAGCCTGCAAGCTAGTCAACTGTCGTCCAATGAAAATAGTGTGCTGACGAGTATTAACGATAGTCATATCATCGTTCAAGATTCTGTTAGTCGGTCGGCGAGTCGGTCGGCGGCAATTAGTGCCTCAAATTCAACGTCGACTTTTGACAACCTAGCTTCGAGCGCTTCTGCTTCGGATAGCAAGGTTAACAAGAGCATCTCGAGTTACCAACAGGATTCTGCGCAAGCTAGCATGAATTACGAAAAGAGTGTGAGTGCCAGCCAATCAACTAGTCAACAGTTGAGTAACGACTACTCCACGAGTATCGAAGGGTCCAACAGTCAGGTAATTAGTACTTCAGAATCAATTAGTAGGGCTTCGGTCCCAGAGTCTGGAAAATGGCGCTTTAGAATCAATGAGTAGCTCAGCCAGCCAGTCAGCTTTGGCAGCCTCTAACTCAGCAAGTGCGAGTTTTTCGATAATTAGT from Fructilactobacillus ixorae includes the following:
- a CDS encoding KxYKxGKxW signal peptide domain-containing protein; the protein is MSRFNQKRRDAIFDNNKKIRYRMYKAGKRWLVAGTATVTGLAASLFLGVPSTFADATQQVSKQVDENSDLLISNQKATIPSTSTSNSDSSSGSTSSVSESTTSDSTSSGSASTNLTSTSSTSKSGSDRVESTSTTASQSESTTVTATQDAAQVSETGSASTSVVNGSMNMQLAAVSNDSQAKSTYTTSEIDSISNSVSDDYASQSASASESRSLVSNSQLTDASVAASASQSTSASQDQVSQTNASVSNRNRSYSESNSRIDGSLSTSASVSASRSKLGFDSMSQSNSMWLGSASASHAESTGYDSQYIYISEALSRGANSFAVKYPNGGAPVNEQDSFNSEQNYLSLQASQLSSNENSVLTSINDSHIIVQDSVSRSASRSAAISASNSTSTFDNLASSASASDSKVNKSISSYQQDSAQASMNYEKSVSASQSTSQQLSNDYSTSIEGSNSQVISTSESISRASVPESGKWRFRINE